The following coding sequences lie in one Oryza brachyantha chromosome 10, ObraRS2, whole genome shotgun sequence genomic window:
- the LOC102715977 gene encoding uncharacterized protein LOC102715977, translating into MAPQDCFRRGIRSSYDAKPWECFQCNTMNLPVQKFLFDLPSFRCSGCGSPFLDDFEFCFDLVKANTHQLIGGLGNVKYQSDSPECIAFSIASCLEIAKRIRKVFRGKDPDSVKGINPFEIVEMFEEKCRHGMSYGETGIGKLVTMALTVQNDGITSEDHLKHFSAVAVETIDKFDFEKICSVLADGIPLIGTLYSGDRLKNLKYGQIYKAPKLARFLEKGIIPVGHAVVIIGAGMHSGQQYLYFLNSWGAEFCPRYDQDGNLVKGGVGKMRLYDLICNPILFATNFTECVGQNRLMPMNIGKLSDYNKRVLMGERQTNVILEDLIIAGVSSG; encoded by the exons ATGGCGCCCCAAGATTGCTTCAGGCGCGGGATCAGAAGCAGCTACGACGCGAAGCCTTGGGAATGCTTTCAATGCAACACGATGAACTTACCAGTGCAGAAGTTTCTATTTGATCTCCCATCATTTAGATGTTCTGGATGCGGCTCTCCGTTTCTGGATGATTTCGAGTTCTGCTTTGATCTTGTCAAAGCGAACACGCATCAGTTGATTGGCGGCCTTGGCAATGTGAAGTATCAGTCAGATAGTC CTGAGTGCATTGCGTTTTCCATAGCGTCCTGCCTAGAGATTGCGAAGAGGATCAGGAAGGTTTTTCGGGGCAAAGATCCTGACTCTGTAAAAGGGATAAACCCCTTTGAAATTGTTGAGATGTTTGAAGAGAAGTGTAGGCATGGGATGTCCTATGGTGAAACTGGTATCGGCAAGCTAGTGACAATGGCCCTTACTGTGCAAAATGATGGTATTACTTCAGAA GACCATTTAAAGCACTTCTCTGCTGTAGCTGTGGAGACGATTGACAAATTTGACTTTGAGAAGATTTGTTCGGTACTCGCTGATGGCATTCCACTTATTGGTACACTGTATAGCGGTGACAGATTGAAGAATCTGAAGTATGGTCAGATTTACAAAGCGCCTAAATTGGCCAGGTTTCTTGAAAAAGGCATAATTCCTGTTGGGCATGCTGTTGTTATCATTGGAGCAGGAATGCATTCTGGACAACAGTATTTGTACTTTCTCAATTCATGGGGTGCTGAATTTTGCCCACGCTATGACCAAGATGGTAATCTTGTTAAGGGTGGAGTTGGGAAGATGAGACTGTATGACTTGATCTGCAATCCTATTCTTTTTGCCACAAATTTTACTGAATGCG TTGGTCAGAATAGGCTAATGCCTATGAACATCGGCAAGTTGTCAGACTACAACAAGAGGGTTCTGATGGGAGAACGCCAAACTAATG TTATACTTGAAGATCTTATTATTGCTGGTGTAAGCTCTGGGTAG